From the Azospirillum formosense genome, one window contains:
- a CDS encoding OsmC family protein gives MAVRQSDAEWRGNLAQGAGTMRLGSGAFEGAYSFPSRFENGTGTNPEELIAAAHAGCFSMALSAGLSKAGHTPTRVHTTARVHLDKAGDGFAITKIELDCEAEIPGIDAATFQQQAEGAKKNCPVSKALAGTEISLNARLL, from the coding sequence ATGGCTGTGCGGCAATCGGATGCGGAATGGCGCGGCAACCTCGCGCAGGGCGCGGGAACCATGCGGCTGGGCAGCGGCGCGTTCGAAGGCGCCTACTCCTTTCCGTCGCGTTTCGAGAATGGCACCGGCACCAACCCGGAGGAGCTGATCGCCGCCGCTCACGCCGGCTGCTTCTCCATGGCGCTGTCCGCCGGCCTGTCGAAGGCCGGGCACACGCCGACGCGCGTGCACACCACCGCCCGCGTCCACCTCGACAAGGCCGGCGACGGGTTCGCCATCACCAAAATCGAACTGGATTGCGAGGCGGAGATCCCGGGGATCGACGCCGCGACCTTCCAGCAGCAGGCCGAAGGCGCGAAGAAGAACTGCCCGGTGTCCAAGGCCCTGGCCGGAACGGAGATCAGCCTGAACGCCAGGCTTCTTTGA
- a CDS encoding acyl carrier protein, translating into MRVLLADSGWLATDASTLSDEDDLYAAGLTSHGSVNLMLALEERYGVEFPENLLRRRTFESIAAIRAAVAGLLDGAPGGTGAG; encoded by the coding sequence ATCCGGGTGCTTCTCGCCGACAGCGGCTGGCTGGCCACCGACGCCTCCACCCTGTCCGACGAGGACGATCTCTACGCCGCCGGGCTGACCTCCCACGGGTCGGTGAACCTGATGCTGGCGTTGGAGGAGCGCTACGGCGTCGAATTCCCGGAGAATCTGCTGCGCCGCCGCACCTTCGAGAGCATCGCGGCGATCCGAGCCGCGGTGGCCGGTCTGCTGGACGGCGCGCCGGGCGGGACGGGGGCCGGATGA
- a CDS encoding acyl-CoA dehydrogenase family protein, which produces MRAAVPDGPAAMPPEGAAGVAAVAGRHADSVDREARFPVEAFAALREARLLGLMVPRDFGGGGGGLADAAAVAHALAQKCPSSGLIYAMHQIQVACLVRHGQVSAWHRGFLERLAGEQLLLASATTEAGIGGDVRSSACAVGDEPGGAFRLEKQATVISYGAQADAILVTARRSADSPPSDQVIVPVLRGQTQLEEIGGWDTLGMRGTHSVGYRLVAEAGREQILPLPYADISARTMLPVTHILWSSVWLGIATDAVARAAAFIRAEARKRPGTPPPGARRLAEATAGLQSMRGMVRGALARFEEVADDPDRLTAPGFAVAMNTLKTEAAETVLRIVGQAMLAGGLAAYRNDSPYSLCRHLRDAHSAPLMINNDRILGNTANLLLAHRDNGSLFG; this is translated from the coding sequence ATGAGGGCGGCCGTGCCGGACGGCCCGGCGGCGATGCCGCCGGAGGGCGCCGCGGGGGTCGCCGCCGTCGCCGGGCGCCATGCCGACAGCGTCGACCGCGAGGCGCGCTTTCCCGTTGAGGCCTTCGCCGCCCTGAGGGAGGCGCGGCTGCTCGGCCTGATGGTGCCGCGGGATTTCGGCGGCGGCGGCGGCGGTCTGGCCGACGCGGCGGCCGTGGCCCATGCGCTGGCCCAGAAATGCCCGTCCAGCGGGCTGATCTACGCCATGCACCAGATCCAGGTGGCCTGCCTCGTCCGCCACGGCCAGGTCAGCGCGTGGCATCGCGGCTTTCTGGAGCGGCTGGCCGGGGAGCAGCTTCTGCTCGCCTCCGCCACCACCGAGGCCGGGATCGGCGGCGACGTCCGCTCCAGCGCCTGCGCGGTGGGTGACGAGCCGGGTGGCGCTTTCCGGCTGGAGAAGCAGGCGACGGTCATCTCCTACGGGGCTCAGGCCGACGCGATCCTGGTGACGGCGCGGCGCTCGGCGGACTCGCCGCCCTCCGATCAGGTCATCGTGCCGGTTCTGCGTGGGCAGACGCAACTGGAGGAGATCGGCGGCTGGGACACGCTGGGCATGCGGGGCACCCACAGCGTCGGCTACCGGCTGGTGGCCGAGGCCGGGCGGGAGCAGATCCTGCCGCTGCCCTACGCCGACATCTCCGCCCGCACCATGCTGCCGGTGACCCACATCCTGTGGAGCAGCGTCTGGCTCGGCATCGCGACGGACGCGGTGGCGCGGGCCGCCGCCTTCATCCGGGCGGAGGCGCGCAAGCGCCCCGGCACCCCGCCGCCGGGGGCGCGGCGGCTGGCCGAGGCGACCGCGGGGCTTCAGAGCATGCGCGGCATGGTGCGCGGCGCGCTTGCCCGGTTCGAAGAGGTGGCGGACGACCCCGACCGTCTCACCGCCCCGGGATTCGCCGTCGCCATGAACACGCTGAAGACGGAGGCGGCGGAGACGGTGCTGCGGATCGTGGGGCAGGCGATGCTGGCCGGCGGCTTGGCCGCTTACCGCAACGACAGCCCCTACAGCCTGTGCCGCCATCTGCGCGACGCCCACTCGGCGCCGCTGATGATCAACAACGACCGGATCCTGGGCAACACGGCGAATCTGCTGCTGGCGCACAGGGACAACGGCTCTCTCTTCGGCTGA
- a CDS encoding amino acid--[acyl-carrier-protein] ligase, translated as MDMRAEGTPVENGQAAFRDALVAAGLLIPTGVDGLYGRSGVFEDVVERFNDLITTWGGADGADVMRFPPGVARHQFEQSGYLKSFPHLAGTVHAFKGDERAHQSLLRRLEEGEEWTDAQMATNVVLTPAACYPVYPTIAERGPLPAEGALVDVYSYCFRHEPSLDPARMQLFRMREYVRAGTPEQVMEFRQRWVERGRALMESLALPVAVDLASDPFFGRAGRMLAASQRDQGLKFELLIPIASAERPTACLSFNYHQDHFGLLWDLRTPDGAVAHTACVGFGMERVALALFRHHGLDAKAWPAAVRAVLWG; from the coding sequence ATGGACATGCGGGCAGAGGGCACACCGGTGGAAAACGGGCAGGCGGCGTTCCGCGACGCGCTGGTCGCGGCCGGGCTGCTGATCCCCACGGGGGTCGACGGGCTGTACGGCCGCAGCGGCGTCTTCGAGGACGTCGTGGAGCGCTTCAACGACCTGATCACCACCTGGGGCGGCGCCGACGGGGCGGACGTCATGCGTTTTCCCCCGGGGGTGGCCCGCCACCAGTTCGAGCAGAGCGGCTATCTGAAGAGCTTTCCGCACCTTGCCGGCACCGTCCACGCCTTCAAGGGCGACGAGCGCGCCCACCAGTCCCTGCTGCGCCGGCTGGAGGAGGGGGAGGAGTGGACCGACGCCCAGATGGCGACCAACGTCGTCCTGACCCCCGCCGCCTGTTACCCCGTCTACCCGACCATCGCGGAGCGCGGGCCGCTGCCCGCCGAAGGCGCGCTGGTCGATGTCTATTCCTACTGCTTCCGCCATGAGCCGTCCCTGGACCCGGCGCGGATGCAGCTGTTCCGGATGCGCGAGTATGTGCGCGCCGGCACGCCGGAGCAGGTGATGGAGTTCCGGCAGCGCTGGGTGGAGCGGGGGCGGGCGCTGATGGAATCGCTGGCCTTGCCGGTCGCCGTCGATCTGGCGAGCGACCCTTTCTTCGGGCGGGCCGGCCGCATGCTGGCGGCCAGCCAGCGCGACCAGGGGCTGAAGTTCGAGCTGCTGATCCCCATCGCCTCGGCGGAACGGCCGACCGCCTGCCTCAGCTTCAATTACCATCAGGACCATTTCGGGCTGCTGTGGGATCTGCGGACGCCGGACGGCGCGGTCGCCCACACGGCCTGCGTCGGCTTCGGGATGGAGCGGGTGGCGCTGGCGCTGTTCCGCCATCACGGCCTGGACGCGAAGGCGTGGCCCGCCGCGGTGCGCGCCGTCCTGTGGGGCTGA
- a CDS encoding DUF1839 family protein: MAHPLDRPDRDWAETNCYTDLWLGLLRALGMEPMAALAFTVAQDFEGDQFTFFKAPPEDLRRLYGLEVQELALYDRVETHAAVQVARGRLVLVEVDGYHLPDTRGTSYRAQHVKTTIAILGMDAGARRLDYIHNAGRFTLEGEDYDALFAPAPLFPYVEFVKRSGQALQGEPLMEASRALLSDHLRRRPAGNPIAAFRAALPEHLEILAARPMDYFHLYAFNTLRQVGANFELLGMYARWIGGPADAAEACATLSATAKALQFQLARGVHRRRFGDHAEPLEAMERAYDRALGALVRRCG; encoded by the coding sequence ATGGCGCATCCGCTCGACAGGCCGGACCGCGACTGGGCGGAGACCAACTGCTACACCGACCTGTGGCTCGGGCTGCTGCGGGCGCTGGGGATGGAGCCGATGGCGGCCCTGGCCTTCACCGTCGCACAGGATTTCGAAGGCGACCAGTTCACCTTCTTCAAGGCGCCGCCGGAAGACCTGCGCCGGCTCTATGGGCTGGAGGTGCAGGAACTCGCCCTCTACGACCGTGTGGAAACCCACGCGGCGGTGCAGGTGGCGCGCGGCCGTCTCGTGCTGGTGGAGGTGGACGGCTATCATCTGCCGGACACCCGCGGCACCTCCTACCGCGCGCAGCACGTCAAGACGACCATCGCGATCCTCGGCATGGACGCGGGCGCGCGGCGGCTCGATTACATCCACAACGCCGGGCGCTTCACGCTGGAGGGGGAGGATTACGACGCTCTGTTCGCCCCGGCGCCGCTGTTCCCCTACGTGGAGTTCGTGAAGCGCAGCGGTCAGGCCTTGCAGGGAGAGCCTTTGATGGAAGCGTCCCGCGCCCTGCTGTCCGATCATCTGCGCCGCCGTCCGGCGGGCAACCCCATCGCCGCCTTCCGTGCCGCGTTGCCGGAGCATCTGGAAATCCTGGCGGCCCGGCCGATGGACTACTTCCATCTCTACGCCTTCAACACGCTGCGGCAGGTGGGGGCGAACTTCGAGCTTCTCGGCATGTACGCGCGCTGGATCGGCGGGCCGGCCGACGCGGCGGAGGCCTGCGCCACCCTCTCCGCCACCGCCAAGGCGCTCCAGTTCCAGCTCGCGCGCGGCGTGCACCGGCGGCGCTTCGGCGATCACGCCGAGCCGCTGGAGGCGATGGAGCGCGCCTATGACCGCGCGCTTGGCGCGCTGGTCCGCCGTTGCGGGTGA
- a CDS encoding glycoside hydrolase family 2 protein produces MARLHAVTGRSVTSLSTGWELCVTEPGAVPGGDWLPAPVPGTVAQALREAGLYRLGDPLPLHDRDVWYRLRLTGEGPCTLRFHGLATVAEVWLDGKRILSSASMFQRHDVPVTLRGTHALRLVFRALNPVLKAQRGRGRWPVRLAGPAGLRAVRTTLLGHMPGWCPPVAAVGPWRPVELITESGPLRVRSADLRATLEGRDGRLSLALAVEWSGSAQPPGWLEVGAARTPLRWAGPGELRGDLRLPEVAPWWPHSHGSPTLHTVRAAVGDARIDLGRTGFRRVEREPGDGFALRVNGERVFCRGACWSSPDIVALPGTREAYAPWLETARQAGMTMLRVPGIAVYEADAFFDLCDEMGILVWQDFMFANFDYPADEPFLDAARREAAQFLDRVQASPSLAVLCGGSEAEQQAAMLGLPRERWSQPLFDSVLRDEAERGRPDVPYVANSPTGGPLPFAADAGVTHYYGVGAYLRPLEDARRAAVRFASECLAFANMPAAGALPGVPAVHDPRWKARVPRDPGAPWDFEDVRDHYLRTLHGVEPMVLRYEDPDRYARLSRAVTGEVMEAVFAEWRRTGSSCAGGLVWMFQDVWPGAGWGVVDSAGVPKAAWHALRRAFRPVQVLLTDEGVNGLAVHLLNETAEPVEAVLTLTALRRGEVPVLRAERAVVLPPRSAQTLPAASLSDRFFDLTGAYRFGPPAHDAVVAALSDPRSDALVADAFHFRDGGRMERAELGLDARLERTEEGWALILSSRRLARSVHVEDDGFRPEEEWFHLPPGGERRVRLIPRHPGAAVPDGEVHALNALEPARYRGAA; encoded by the coding sequence ATGGCGCGCCTTCACGCCGTGACGGGCCGCAGCGTGACTTCCCTGTCCACGGGGTGGGAGCTGTGCGTGACCGAACCGGGGGCGGTGCCCGGCGGCGATTGGCTGCCCGCCCCGGTGCCGGGCACCGTCGCCCAGGCGCTGCGCGAGGCCGGGCTCTACCGGCTGGGTGACCCGCTTCCCCTGCACGACCGCGATGTCTGGTACCGCTTGCGGCTGACCGGTGAGGGGCCCTGCACGCTGCGCTTCCACGGTCTCGCCACCGTCGCGGAGGTCTGGCTGGACGGGAAGCGCATCCTGAGTAGCGCCAGCATGTTCCAGCGCCACGACGTTCCGGTGACGCTGCGCGGGACGCACGCGCTGCGCCTCGTCTTCCGCGCCTTGAATCCGGTGCTGAAGGCGCAGAGGGGCCGGGGGCGCTGGCCGGTCCGGCTCGCCGGGCCGGCGGGGCTGCGTGCGGTGCGGACGACGCTGCTCGGCCACATGCCCGGCTGGTGCCCGCCGGTGGCGGCGGTCGGCCCCTGGCGTCCGGTCGAGCTGATCACGGAATCCGGACCGCTGCGCGTCCGCTCGGCGGATCTGCGCGCCACGCTGGAAGGGCGGGACGGCCGCTTGTCCCTGGCTCTGGCGGTGGAGTGGAGCGGCTCCGCCCAGCCGCCGGGCTGGCTGGAGGTGGGCGCGGCGCGGACGCCCCTCCGCTGGGCCGGGCCGGGGGAGCTGCGCGGCGATCTCCGCCTGCCGGAGGTCGCGCCCTGGTGGCCGCACAGCCACGGCAGCCCGACGCTCCACACGGTGCGCGCGGCGGTCGGCGACGCCCGCATCGATTTGGGCCGCACCGGCTTCCGCCGCGTCGAGCGTGAGCCCGGCGACGGCTTCGCCCTGCGCGTCAACGGGGAGCGCGTCTTCTGCCGGGGGGCCTGCTGGAGCAGCCCCGACATCGTCGCCTTGCCGGGGACGCGCGAGGCCTACGCACCTTGGCTGGAGACGGCGCGGCAGGCCGGCATGACCATGCTGCGGGTGCCGGGCATCGCCGTGTACGAGGCCGACGCCTTCTTCGACCTGTGTGACGAGATGGGGATTCTCGTCTGGCAGGATTTCATGTTCGCCAACTTCGACTATCCCGCCGACGAGCCGTTCCTTGACGCCGCCCGGCGGGAGGCGGCGCAGTTCCTCGACCGGGTCCAGGCCTCGCCGTCGCTGGCCGTGCTGTGCGGCGGCAGCGAGGCGGAGCAGCAGGCGGCCATGCTCGGCCTGCCGCGCGAGCGCTGGAGCCAGCCGCTGTTCGACAGCGTCCTGCGGGACGAGGCGGAGCGGGGGCGGCCCGACGTGCCCTATGTGGCCAACTCCCCGACCGGCGGGCCGCTGCCCTTCGCCGCCGACGCCGGGGTGACCCATTACTACGGCGTCGGCGCCTATCTGCGCCCGCTGGAGGACGCGCGCCGGGCGGCGGTGCGCTTCGCCTCCGAATGCCTCGCCTTTGCCAACATGCCGGCGGCGGGCGCGCTGCCCGGCGTGCCGGCGGTCCACGACCCGCGCTGGAAGGCGCGCGTGCCGCGCGACCCCGGCGCCCCCTGGGATTTCGAGGATGTGCGGGACCACTATCTGCGGACGCTGCACGGCGTCGAGCCCATGGTCCTGCGCTACGAGGACCCCGACCGCTACGCGCGGCTGTCGCGCGCGGTGACGGGGGAGGTGATGGAGGCCGTCTTCGCGGAGTGGCGGCGCACCGGCTCGTCCTGCGCGGGCGGGCTGGTCTGGATGTTCCAGGACGTCTGGCCGGGGGCCGGCTGGGGCGTGGTCGATTCCGCGGGCGTGCCGAAGGCGGCGTGGCACGCGCTGCGCCGCGCCTTCCGGCCGGTGCAGGTCCTGCTGACCGACGAGGGGGTGAACGGGCTGGCGGTCCATCTGCTGAACGAGACGGCGGAGCCGGTGGAGGCGGTGCTGACCCTGACCGCCCTGCGGCGGGGCGAAGTGCCGGTGCTGCGGGCCGAGCGGGCGGTTGTCCTGCCGCCGCGCAGCGCCCAGACCCTTCCGGCGGCTTCGCTGTCCGATCGCTTTTTCGACCTGACCGGCGCCTACCGCTTCGGCCCGCCGGCGCACGACGCGGTGGTGGCGGCGCTGTCCGACCCGCGGTCCGACGCCCTGGTGGCCGACGCTTTCCATTTTCGCGACGGCGGGCGGATGGAGCGGGCGGAACTGGGGCTGGACGCCCGCCTGGAGCGGACGGAGGAGGGGTGGGCGCTGATCCTGTCCAGCCGGCGGCTCGCCCGCTCCGTCCATGTCGAGGATGACGGGTTCCGGCCGGAGGAGGAGTGGTTCCATCTGCCGCCGGGAGGGGAGCGCCGGGTCCGGCTGATCCCGCGCCACCCTGGCGCCGCGGTGCCCGATGGCGAGGTCCACGCGTTGAACGCCCTGGAACCGGCGCGCTACCGGGGGGCCGCATGA
- a CDS encoding alpha/beta fold hydrolase, which produces MTPDAPAPVLFEGCFGWLHPAAGRRGVVLCAPYGAEALATHRPWRAFAQALAEAGLPVLRFDYPGTGNSAGDEGDPARLEAWQAGIRAAAGHLRAVAGVEEVALVGLRLGGLLAAAAARAAAADALVLLSPFPSGRAFLQELRAVALLAERPADAPPAVGPEGIDSAGFRLSPEAAEALRELDLARVTEAPAPRVLILDRPEGRAAAVAERFRALGAAVEETPFPDHARLMTSVQHAAADCSAFARVAEWLSSDLAPAGTATTAPPSDPRLRLAGAVERPLRFGPGAGLFGILCEPVAAAEGPAVLLLNSGATPHTGTGRMSVRLARRLAARGIASLRLDLGGLGDSASKPGRRDGLIYCRDMVEDARAGLDALVAAGHGTAVAVGLCAGAAVALHVALADPRVVGLALVNPGRFVLGDGVTQEEAIGSAVKPAAAYLPRLTEPAVWRAILRQDRKASRVVRGLSERAARRLRIGAGRLRAGLMGRGYARDDVLHAFQALSDREVRTLMVHSEGDVTLGELEAQAGVDGGRLRRMAGLWMERLAGADHSLMERAAREHFAELLDELLDRIGTGATGAVRGQGPGPPEGTGALRVNHATGNSPA; this is translated from the coding sequence ATGACACCCGATGCTCCCGCACCCGTCCTGTTCGAGGGATGCTTCGGCTGGCTGCACCCGGCGGCCGGACGACGCGGTGTCGTGCTGTGCGCCCCCTATGGCGCGGAGGCGCTGGCCACCCATCGGCCGTGGCGTGCCTTCGCCCAGGCTCTGGCCGAGGCCGGGCTGCCGGTCCTGCGCTTCGATTATCCCGGCACCGGGAACAGCGCCGGGGACGAGGGCGATCCGGCCCGGCTGGAGGCATGGCAGGCCGGCATCCGCGCCGCCGCCGGCCATCTGCGTGCCGTCGCGGGAGTGGAGGAGGTGGCTCTGGTGGGGTTGCGGCTCGGCGGGCTGCTCGCGGCGGCGGCGGCGCGCGCGGCGGCGGCGGACGCCCTGGTCCTGCTGTCCCCCTTCCCGTCGGGCCGAGCCTTCCTCCAGGAGCTGCGGGCGGTGGCGCTGCTCGCCGAGCGTCCGGCGGACGCCCCGCCGGCGGTCGGGCCGGAGGGAATCGACAGCGCCGGCTTCCGCCTCTCCCCGGAGGCGGCGGAGGCATTGCGGGAACTGGACCTTGCGCGCGTGACCGAGGCGCCGGCGCCGCGCGTGCTGATCCTCGACCGTCCGGAGGGCCGCGCCGCCGCCGTGGCGGAGCGGTTCCGCGCGCTGGGGGCGGCCGTGGAGGAGACGCCCTTCCCCGATCACGCGCGGCTGATGACCAGCGTCCAGCACGCCGCTGCGGACTGTTCGGCCTTCGCGCGGGTGGCGGAATGGCTGTCGTCGGATTTGGCGCCCGCCGGGACGGCCACGACCGCGCCGCCGTCCGATCCCCGTCTGCGCCTTGCCGGAGCGGTGGAGCGCCCGCTCCGCTTCGGCCCCGGCGCCGGCCTGTTCGGCATCCTCTGCGAGCCCGTCGCCGCTGCGGAGGGGCCCGCCGTTCTGCTGCTGAACAGCGGCGCCACGCCGCACACCGGCACCGGGCGCATGTCGGTGCGGCTGGCCCGCCGGCTGGCGGCGCGGGGGATCGCCTCCCTGCGCCTGGACCTGGGCGGGCTCGGCGACAGCGCGTCGAAGCCGGGGCGCCGCGACGGGCTGATCTATTGCCGGGACATGGTGGAGGACGCGCGGGCCGGGCTGGACGCCTTGGTGGCGGCGGGGCATGGCACCGCGGTCGCCGTGGGGCTGTGCGCCGGGGCGGCGGTGGCGCTGCACGTCGCGTTGGCCGACCCGCGGGTGGTCGGGCTGGCGCTGGTCAATCCGGGCCGCTTCGTTCTGGGGGACGGGGTGACGCAGGAGGAGGCCATCGGCAGCGCCGTGAAGCCGGCCGCCGCCTATCTTCCCCGGCTGACCGAGCCGGCGGTGTGGCGGGCCATCCTGCGCCAGGACCGCAAGGCGTCGCGCGTCGTCCGCGGCCTGTCGGAGCGGGCGGCCCGCCGCCTGCGCATCGGGGCCGGGCGGCTGCGCGCCGGGCTGATGGGACGGGGCTACGCGCGGGATGACGTGCTCCACGCCTTCCAGGCGCTGTCCGACCGCGAAGTCCGCACGCTGATGGTGCACAGCGAAGGTGACGTGACGCTGGGCGAATTGGAGGCGCAGGCCGGGGTGGACGGCGGGCGGTTGCGCCGGATGGCCGGCCTGTGGATGGAGCGGCTTGCCGGGGCCGATCACAGCCTGATGGAGCGCGCCGCGCGGGAGCACTTCGCCGAACTGCTGGATGAACTGCTCGACCGCATCGGCACGGGCGCGACGGGAGCCGTGCGCGGGCAGGGCCCCGGCCCACCGGAAGGGACCGGGGCTCTCCGCGTCAATCACGCGACGGGAAATAGCCCAGCATGA
- a CDS encoding tail fiber protein — translation MDFYIGSVFPFAGNFAPVNTQQCLGQAVNSSQYQALWAITAGAFGSGPNNSTFNLPDLRGRVMVGPGTSPYTSSTINTGNAGGAQFTTITGNNLPAHTHGAAFQGGSAGGTVPFNATVTVPLNPAAGTSNIPSAIPAVLGGQFIDPSYDVVLDGPYIPASSLPTPPTGSSLTGALSSQGTVSGGPTGATVAVSPGGGVVSTPVALNNLQPYQSLFFFIFMLGYFPSRD, via the coding sequence ATGGATTTCTACATAGGGTCCGTCTTTCCATTCGCCGGCAACTTCGCCCCCGTGAACACGCAGCAATGCCTGGGACAAGCTGTCAACTCGAGCCAGTACCAAGCCCTATGGGCGATCACGGCCGGGGCCTTCGGCAGCGGGCCAAACAACTCGACGTTCAACCTGCCGGACCTTCGCGGCCGCGTGATGGTGGGACCGGGGACCAGCCCCTACACCAGCAGCACGATCAACACCGGGAATGCGGGCGGAGCGCAGTTCACGACGATCACCGGCAACAATCTGCCGGCGCACACCCACGGCGCCGCCTTCCAGGGCGGCAGCGCAGGCGGCACCGTGCCGTTCAACGCGACGGTCACCGTCCCGCTGAACCCCGCCGCCGGCACCAGCAACATCCCGTCCGCCATTCCCGCGGTGCTGGGTGGACAGTTCATCGACCCCAGCTACGACGTTGTCCTCGACGGCCCCTACATCCCGGCCTCCAGCCTGCCGACGCCGCCCACCGGAAGCTCGCTGACCGGCGCGCTTTCCTCCCAGGGCACGGTCAGCGGCGGTCCCACGGGTGCCACCGTGGCGGTGAGCCCGGGTGGTGGTGTCGTTTCCACCCCGGTCGCCCTCAACAACCTGCAGCCTTACCAGTCGCTGTTCTTCTTCATCTTCATGCTGGGCTATTTCCCGTCGCGTGATTGA
- a CDS encoding tail fiber protein: MEVYLGLIFPFTGAYAPQYTAQCLGQQMQVSQNQALFAVTGAMYGGNGSTNFNLPDLRGRVMVGSGTSPYLNNQSLNPGNFGGVANNTITVQNLPAHTHAATFTPSGSSTSATVSAAAAIPVSTVVGASSTPVGGNNYLGAFQLNDSGGVGVTLDGPYSSGTAPNGSALVGSASGTVTLGGLTGSVSISAGGGVTNPSPLNNMQPYLALTMLIVTSGIFPMRD, encoded by the coding sequence ATGGAAGTTTACCTCGGCCTGATTTTCCCGTTCACCGGCGCCTACGCCCCCCAGTACACGGCACAGTGCCTGGGACAGCAGATGCAGGTCAGCCAGAACCAGGCGCTGTTCGCGGTCACCGGCGCGATGTACGGCGGCAACGGCTCGACCAACTTCAACCTCCCGGACCTGCGCGGCCGCGTGATGGTCGGTTCGGGCACCAGCCCCTACCTCAACAACCAGTCGCTCAATCCGGGGAACTTCGGCGGCGTCGCGAACAACACGATCACCGTGCAGAATCTGCCGGCGCACACGCACGCCGCGACCTTCACGCCGTCCGGCAGCAGCACCAGCGCGACCGTCTCCGCCGCCGCGGCCATCCCGGTGAGCACCGTCGTCGGCGCCAGCAGCACCCCGGTGGGCGGAAACAACTATCTCGGCGCGTTCCAGCTCAACGATTCCGGCGGCGTTGGCGTCACCTTGGACGGCCCCTACAGCTCCGGCACCGCGCCGAACGGCTCGGCGCTCGTCGGCTCGGCCAGCGGCACCGTCACGCTGGGCGGGCTGACCGGCTCGGTGAGCATTTCGGCGGGCGGCGGCGTCACCAACCCGTCTCCGCTGAACAACATGCAGCCCTATCTGGCGCTGACCATGCTGATCGTCACCAGCGGCATCTTCCCGATGCGCGACTGA
- a CDS encoding GNAT family N-acetyltransferase, whose protein sequence is MAVLNGSLPLLGGLTVRFPRPSDDDFLMGLFMDARPWLAKAHHDPDFIRTLYEQQYSARRMGQESRYPEHLDFVVEKTGQPVGRIVMDLGRYDWRVSEVEIHRLARGKGIGTDLLRSFQGTAAQMRIPITLSVAEVETRVHWFYYRLGFDLLAKTSPSLELIWLPPGHPGLQHLPPQILPAQMQQGGAS, encoded by the coding sequence ATGGCCGTTCTGAATGGATCGTTGCCGCTGCTCGGCGGGTTGACGGTGCGGTTTCCCCGCCCTTCGGACGACGATTTTCTGATGGGGCTGTTCATGGACGCGCGCCCCTGGCTGGCCAAGGCGCACCATGACCCCGACTTCATCCGGACGCTGTACGAGCAGCAGTACAGCGCGCGGCGGATGGGGCAGGAAAGCCGCTATCCGGAGCATCTGGATTTCGTCGTCGAGAAGACGGGCCAGCCGGTGGGGCGGATCGTGATGGATCTGGGCCGCTACGACTGGCGGGTGTCGGAGGTGGAGATCCACCGGTTGGCCCGCGGCAAGGGCATCGGCACCGATCTTCTGCGCAGTTTCCAGGGGACCGCGGCGCAAATGCGCATCCCGATCACCTTGTCGGTGGCCGAGGTGGAGACGCGCGTCCACTGGTTTTATTACCGGCTGGGTTTCGATCTTCTGGCGAAGACCTCGCCCTCGCTGGAACTGATCTGGCTTCCGCCCGGCCATCCGGGACTCCAACACCTGCCGCCGCAGATCCTGCCGGCCCAGATGCAGCAGGGCGGAGCGTCCTGA